The following are encoded in a window of Terriglobales bacterium genomic DNA:
- a CDS encoding oligosaccharide flippase family protein: MPLTPTSANSTTGEAGLPDALDPASINAPSLDLRAVGLRLVKGAAIYGAATFGIKALNFLLVLVFTRYLGPADYGIIALAETLAALVGLVAGMGFATGLTRFYFQYLGDPAALRRYVSTVSWASTVMIAGISGLALLFLPYLLAAFRFSVPFYPYLALAIGTAAFSAFSDLRLTLYRCEERSKAYAALSVVTFVLTTAAALVLVVAMRQGAVGMLLGRFLGAGVACAFAAVLLGRWFLGGWDWQHLRETFAISLPVVPHQAMALGLIAADRLILERYRPVSEVGLYSVAYTFGMVMYLVTSSVLQAWSPIFLDVARGGDAARPLLGRISSGLILFYVGVACFGCLIAQDVARLVLDPRYHAVGRVIPWVIGGYLFHGLFGLFHLAIMQEKRTGFLLAASFAACAANIALNFWWIPTWGMYGAAYATLAAYVLEALLAYAFGQRLFPLAFESGRILLALGVFGGVLALTQARSGIAWMSAGVLVSGALLWAIGGGEMVRACRTLARRPSAAS; encoded by the coding sequence TTGCCGCTGACCCCAACCTCCGCCAACTCCACCACGGGCGAAGCCGGCTTGCCCGACGCACTCGATCCAGCCTCGATCAACGCTCCCTCGCTCGACCTGCGCGCCGTCGGTCTCCGCCTGGTGAAGGGCGCCGCCATTTATGGCGCCGCCACCTTCGGGATCAAGGCGCTCAATTTCCTGCTGGTGCTGGTCTTCACGCGATACCTGGGGCCGGCGGATTACGGCATCATCGCCCTCGCCGAGACCCTGGCGGCCCTGGTGGGATTGGTCGCCGGGATGGGCTTCGCCACCGGCCTGACGCGCTTCTACTTCCAGTACCTGGGCGATCCGGCGGCACTGCGCCGCTATGTCTCCACCGTGTCCTGGGCTTCCACGGTAATGATCGCCGGGATTTCCGGCCTGGCGCTGCTGTTCCTGCCCTACCTGCTCGCTGCCTTCCGCTTCTCCGTCCCGTTCTATCCTTATCTGGCTCTGGCCATCGGGACGGCAGCCTTCTCCGCCTTCTCCGACCTGCGCCTCACCCTCTACCGCTGCGAAGAGCGGAGCAAGGCTTATGCCGCCCTATCGGTGGTGACGTTCGTGCTCACCACGGCGGCCGCACTCGTCCTGGTAGTAGCGATGAGGCAGGGCGCCGTCGGCATGCTGCTGGGCCGGTTTCTGGGTGCGGGCGTCGCCTGCGCCTTCGCCGCTGTGCTGTTGGGACGCTGGTTCCTGGGCGGATGGGACTGGCAGCATCTCCGCGAGACCTTCGCTATTTCCTTGCCGGTGGTGCCGCACCAGGCCATGGCACTGGGATTGATTGCCGCCGACCGCCTTATCCTGGAGCGCTACCGGCCGGTCTCCGAGGTCGGCCTGTATTCGGTGGCCTACACCTTCGGCATGGTGATGTACCTGGTGACGTCGTCAGTACTACAGGCCTGGTCGCCCATCTTCCTCGACGTGGCGCGCGGCGGCGACGCTGCCCGGCCGCTGCTCGGGCGGATCTCCAGCGGCCTCATCCTGTTCTACGTAGGCGTGGCCTGCTTCGGCTGCCTGATCGCGCAGGACGTTGCCCGGCTGGTGCTCGACCCGCGCTACCACGCCGTCGGGCGCGTCATCCCCTGGGTCATCGGCGGATATCTCTTCCACGGACTCTTCGGCCTCTTCCACCTGGCCATCATGCAGGAGAAGAGGACGGGATTCCTGCTGGCCGCGAGCTTCGCTGCCTGCGCCGCCAACATCGCTCTCAATTTCTGGTGGATCCCGACCTGGGGGATGTACGGCGCCGCCTACGCCACCCTGGCCGCCTATGTGCTCGAGGCGCTCCTGGCCTACGCCTTCGGTCAACGGCTTTTCCCGCTGGCTTTTGAATCAGGGCGAATCTTGCTGGCGCTCGGCGTTTTCGGCGGCGTTCTGGCCTTGACCCAGGCGCGCTCGGGAATCGCCTGGATGAGTGCCGGAGTGCTGGTCAGCGGCGCGCTGCTGTGGGCCATCGGGGGCGGGGAAATGGTCCGTGCCTGCCGCACTCTGGCGCGCCGGCCCTCTGCAGCTTCCTGA
- a CDS encoding methyltransferase domain-containing protein: MRHALLEVLACPRCQSRLACLAETSAGGEVLSGSLECAPCGQRFPIVNGIPRFVPAENYAASFGLQWNRFRLEQIDSDNFTRQSEQRFFSETEWTSDWMKGKWLLEVGCGSGRFLEVASRAPAQVVGVDLSNAVDAARQTLASRPNVHLVQASIYDLPFRRGAFDGCYCIGVIQHTPDPGRSLQALAPVLQPGGRIAVTVYERGRWTRFHAKYLLRTITRRMDPKLLLFLVRFFMPVLFPLTDLLFRIPKLGRVFRFCIPVANYVEKRDLSWRQRYRWAVLDTFDMLSPAYDQPMTESEVVAALGSAGIGGLKRLPNIGVNMVGEKSSVSAAVEA, encoded by the coding sequence ATGCGGCATGCTCTGCTGGAGGTCCTGGCATGTCCGCGCTGCCAAAGCCGGCTGGCGTGTCTTGCGGAGACATCGGCGGGTGGCGAGGTCCTCTCGGGAAGTCTCGAGTGCGCGCCCTGCGGGCAGCGGTTTCCCATCGTGAACGGCATTCCTCGCTTCGTCCCGGCCGAGAACTACGCCGCCTCCTTCGGCCTGCAGTGGAACCGTTTTCGCCTGGAGCAGATCGATTCCGACAACTTCACTCGCCAGTCCGAGCAGCGCTTCTTCTCCGAGACCGAGTGGACTTCGGACTGGATGAAGGGCAAGTGGCTGCTGGAGGTGGGTTGCGGTTCGGGACGCTTCCTCGAAGTCGCGTCCCGTGCTCCGGCGCAGGTGGTGGGCGTGGACCTGAGTAATGCCGTGGACGCGGCCCGCCAGACCCTCGCCTCGCGTCCCAACGTTCATCTGGTACAAGCCAGCATCTACGATCTGCCATTCCGCCGCGGGGCCTTCGACGGCTGCTACTGCATCGGAGTGATCCAGCACACCCCCGATCCGGGGCGCTCGCTGCAAGCCCTGGCTCCGGTGCTGCAGCCCGGCGGGCGCATCGCGGTCACGGTCTACGAACGCGGGCGATGGACCCGCTTCCACGCGAAGTACCTGCTCCGCACCATCACCCGCCGGATGGACCCCAAGCTGCTGCTCTTCCTGGTGCGCTTCTTCATGCCGGTGCTGTTCCCCCTGACCGACCTGCTCTTCCGCATCCCCAAGCTGGGGCGAGTCTTCCGCTTCTGTATCCCGGTGGCGAATTACGTGGAGAAGCGCGACCTCTCCTGGCGCCAGCGCTACCGCTGGGCGGTGCTCGACACCTTCGACATGCTCTCCCCGGCCTATGATCAGCCCATGACCGAGTCCGAGGTGGTAGCCGCGCTGGGCAGTGCGGGGATCGGCGGCTTGAAGCGTCTGCCCAACATCGGCGTCAATATGGTCGGCGAAAAGAGTTCCGTGTCGGCTGCGGTGGAGGCCTGA
- a CDS encoding class I SAM-dependent methyltransferase: MTARKKSGHASRCDYEGVEAPANFPSRLELEQYRALLLRKTAAQVEFIRRKLTPRGRKLRVLEFCCGNGRLLVALAQAGLVEYGLGIDLAASRIGFARDWVAELGLRQVEFRNEDVLQVEAPQRSFDLAVCLTGAFQYFRPISAAAPAKVLSRLHAGLATGGRVLLELYPLAPKMRRMFALNGNHLRTWDPLPPEDRFAYYLHERQYWPKRGIVRHQKTFIGRDGAIDAGRTETLAYYNRAQIGTMLRKSGFGSVQFLRGFEAARRSDSLLARGVKS, from the coding sequence ATGACCGCACGGAAGAAGTCCGGACACGCTTCCCGCTGTGACTATGAGGGGGTCGAAGCGCCCGCGAACTTCCCCTCCCGGCTGGAACTGGAGCAGTACCGCGCGCTCCTGTTACGCAAGACCGCCGCGCAGGTGGAGTTCATCCGGCGCAAGCTCACCCCCCGCGGCCGGAAGTTGCGCGTCCTCGAGTTCTGCTGCGGTAATGGGCGACTGCTGGTGGCTCTGGCACAGGCAGGGCTGGTGGAATACGGCCTCGGCATCGACCTCGCCGCCTCGCGGATCGGCTTTGCCCGGGATTGGGTCGCCGAATTGGGTCTCCGGCAGGTCGAATTTCGCAACGAGGATGTATTGCAGGTCGAGGCGCCGCAGAGGTCCTTCGACCTGGCCGTCTGCCTGACGGGAGCCTTCCAGTACTTCCGGCCCATCTCGGCCGCGGCGCCGGCCAAGGTCCTGTCGCGGCTACATGCCGGTCTCGCCACCGGCGGGAGGGTTCTGCTGGAGCTCTATCCCCTGGCGCCGAAGATGCGCAGGATGTTTGCTCTCAACGGGAACCATCTGCGTACCTGGGATCCACTTCCTCCGGAAGACCGCTTCGCCTATTACTTGCACGAACGGCAATACTGGCCGAAACGCGGCATCGTCCGCCATCAGAAGACATTCATCGGCCGCGACGGCGCCATCGACGCAGGGCGTACGGAGACCCTCGCCTATTACAACCGGGCGCAGATCGGAACCATGCTACGTAAGTCCGGGTTCGGCTCCGTTCAGTTCCTTCGCGGATTCGAAGCAGCGCGGAGGTCCGATTCCTTGCTGGCTAGGGGGGTGAAGTCTTGA
- a CDS encoding polysaccharide deacetylase family protein, whose amino-acid sequence MNRTAIKRLYLRLLELAGQEQRLVRRIQRGRFLAVLNLHRVSPRMNPFSPPISPEDFADLLVFLKRHFSMASLREDPPRPAVVLSFDDGYQDFVEYAMPILSRHGMRANQNIVPQCVESGTPLWNTQLYDFLGAASPALLRSFRLPGFSLSPPDSSVRSKAAFGAALSHFLKMRPRSEREALWQSIVPLLQEVKPDGTTRMMDRASVLQAAAFHDIGVHSYAHDSMGHESDGFFEQDLARCAAYFKDVLHLPLEIYAFPNGSFRPSQLDILKRHGMRHVLLVEEKFARGDGGVYPRISVAGESACEVRFQALGYRARGVL is encoded by the coding sequence ATGAATCGTACGGCGATAAAGCGTCTCTACCTCCGATTGCTGGAACTGGCGGGCCAGGAGCAACGTCTTGTGCGCCGCATCCAACGGGGTAGGTTCCTGGCTGTTCTCAACCTGCACCGTGTGTCGCCTCGGATGAACCCTTTCTCGCCACCCATTTCTCCCGAAGATTTTGCGGATCTGCTCGTCTTTCTCAAGCGCCACTTCTCGATGGCAAGCCTCAGAGAAGATCCGCCCCGTCCCGCGGTAGTGCTGTCGTTTGACGATGGCTACCAGGACTTCGTGGAGTACGCCATGCCGATTCTCTCCAGGCACGGGATGCGCGCCAACCAGAACATCGTTCCCCAATGCGTGGAGTCCGGCACGCCCCTGTGGAACACTCAGCTTTACGACTTCTTGGGGGCGGCATCGCCGGCCCTGCTGCGCAGCTTCCGGCTGCCCGGATTCTCGTTATCGCCTCCCGACTCGAGCGTTCGATCCAAGGCCGCCTTCGGCGCCGCCCTGAGCCATTTCCTGAAGATGCGTCCCAGGAGCGAGCGTGAAGCACTTTGGCAGTCGATCGTCCCCCTGCTGCAAGAAGTCAAGCCGGATGGGACCACCCGGATGATGGACCGCGCTTCCGTCCTCCAGGCGGCCGCATTTCACGATATCGGAGTTCACTCCTACGCGCACGATTCGATGGGACATGAAAGCGACGGGTTTTTCGAGCAGGACCTGGCCCGATGTGCCGCTTACTTCAAGGATGTTCTGCACCTGCCGTTGGAGATTTATGCTTTTCCGAACGGCAGCTTCCGGCCTTCTCAGCTCGACATCCTGAAGCGCCACGGGATGCGTCATGTACTGTTGGTCGAGGAGAAATTCGCCCGAGGGGACGGAGGCGTATACCCACGCATCTCGGTGGCCGGCGAATCGGCCTGTGAAGTGCGATTCCAGGCCTTGGGGTACCGGGCTCGAGGCGTCCTGTGA
- a CDS encoding putative sugar O-methyltransferase: protein MADFRSDPLASLAAVKKGFADRGQPANPQLVFRVREAYRAAKRDQAGAAPFYQPTGEWTTIIAEKLQLLSDDVGPLTKVLENMFRNDAVASIADRSDPKALSTWYTKVGFANAALHDYQVWRKLIGGDLTALNAPPVGNPCGYWIGDTLVMGSTFRHHYTTSRILTLLGGPGTVAEIGGGYGECGHFALQHRGVTYLDFDLPEVLLIASFWLCSVNPTATVALYGESDPQTVLADPRRYDAVLYPNYCLPTLPDMSVDVLFNTRSLSEMDVGTIREYLAHIARCTRGYFYHENSDVAFQTHGHVEIPASSFAIDGFRLLSKTISPWYAGAGRYREFLYART from the coding sequence GTGGCTGACTTTCGTTCCGACCCGCTGGCTTCTCTGGCTGCGGTCAAGAAAGGATTTGCTGACCGAGGGCAACCTGCGAATCCCCAACTCGTTTTTCGAGTCAGGGAAGCCTATCGCGCAGCGAAACGTGACCAGGCCGGTGCTGCGCCTTTCTATCAGCCGACCGGCGAGTGGACCACTATCATCGCAGAGAAACTGCAGTTGCTAAGTGACGATGTAGGGCCGCTAACGAAAGTGCTTGAGAACATGTTTCGCAACGATGCGGTTGCGAGTATCGCCGACCGGAGCGACCCTAAGGCCCTGTCCACGTGGTATACGAAGGTCGGGTTCGCCAACGCCGCACTGCACGATTATCAGGTGTGGCGGAAGCTCATTGGAGGCGATCTGACCGCACTGAATGCGCCACCGGTCGGAAACCCTTGTGGCTACTGGATCGGCGACACCTTGGTGATGGGAAGTACGTTCCGCCATCATTACACCACGTCCAGGATACTCACGTTATTGGGTGGGCCCGGGACTGTCGCCGAAATCGGCGGTGGATACGGCGAATGCGGTCATTTTGCCCTGCAACATCGCGGCGTCACGTACCTGGATTTTGACCTCCCCGAAGTACTGCTGATCGCCTCCTTTTGGCTGTGTTCTGTCAACCCAACAGCAACGGTCGCGCTGTACGGTGAATCGGACCCCCAAACCGTACTTGCTGACCCCAGGCGGTATGACGCTGTTCTTTACCCCAATTATTGTTTACCAACCCTGCCCGATATGTCGGTGGATGTGCTTTTCAATACGCGTAGTCTTTCCGAGATGGACGTTGGGACGATACGGGAATACCTAGCTCACATAGCGCGATGCACTCGTGGCTATTTCTATCACGAGAATAGCGATGTGGCGTTTCAGACACACGGCCACGTGGAAATACCAGCGTCAAGTTTTGCGATCGACGGCTTCCGCTTGCTCAGCAAGACGATTTCACCTTGGTATGCTGGTGCGGGCAGGTACCGCGAGTTCCTATACGCGCGAACTTGA
- the asnB gene encoding asparagine synthase (glutamine-hydrolyzing) has product MCGFAGRLHRQPMPAEPMQAVARRMNSCLRHRGPDMEGYWTDPQRLLTLAFSRLAIQDLSPAANQPMHSESGRFTIVYNGEIYNAGELCRRIHRDAASFRTHSDTEVLLACFESLGLEPTLQAANGMFAFALWDATTRSLFLVRDRLGKKPLHYSLADDCLTFASEIKALLRADTRPHTVSREATEAYFQLTYIPAPLTIFEDVRKVRPGHILEVKADLSTREWPYWSVEAVLRAQSRRRQSHRDALEQAAALLEDAVRCRLVSDVPVGVLLSGGVDSSLVAFMLSKRLNISLQTFTIGLEDEVLDEAEAARAIARRLGVQHRVLTLSRQDALELVDSAMSVLDEPFGDPSSVPMYAVCRLARSGATVLLTGDGGDEVFGGYTRYLWGTGWRGAVAHLYARYRRMRPALSNSQVALEVYRRLMTVGSEGGSASPGFLKRWAAGFGRLPKLTVLEYLRYLDFQLYLPDDILVKTDRMSMANSVELRSPFLDYRLVEFSWRLANDALVSGSVRKPITRELFVRHIGPEHLQAAKHGFALPIGQWLAGPLRPQLEEAVDWVAELPGLPLDAAELRRMLSGLRAQDMMTAYRLWVVYAYWRWARTWRTVAPQETRA; this is encoded by the coding sequence ATGTGCGGTTTTGCCGGACGTCTCCACCGCCAGCCCATGCCCGCGGAACCGATGCAAGCGGTTGCCCGGCGCATGAACTCCTGCCTGCGCCACCGCGGCCCGGACATGGAGGGCTATTGGACGGACCCGCAACGGCTGCTGACGCTGGCGTTCTCCCGCCTCGCCATACAGGACCTTTCCCCCGCCGCCAACCAGCCCATGCACTCCGAGAGCGGGCGCTTCACCATCGTGTACAACGGCGAGATCTACAACGCCGGCGAGCTGTGCCGGCGCATCCACCGTGATGCCGCCTCCTTCCGCACGCATTCCGATACCGAGGTGTTGCTCGCCTGCTTCGAGAGCCTGGGGCTGGAACCGACGCTGCAGGCCGCCAACGGCATGTTCGCGTTCGCCCTGTGGGACGCGACAACGCGCTCCCTGTTTCTGGTCCGCGATCGGTTGGGGAAGAAGCCGCTGCATTATTCGCTGGCGGACGATTGCCTTACCTTTGCCTCCGAGATCAAGGCCCTCCTGCGCGCCGATACCAGGCCGCACACCGTCTCGCGCGAGGCCACCGAGGCCTACTTCCAGCTCACGTACATCCCCGCGCCGCTCACCATCTTCGAGGACGTGCGCAAGGTGCGTCCGGGCCATATCCTCGAGGTCAAGGCTGATCTCTCGACCCGCGAGTGGCCCTACTGGTCGGTGGAAGCGGTCCTCCGCGCCCAGAGCCGGCGTCGCCAGTCGCACCGCGACGCCCTCGAGCAGGCCGCTGCCCTGCTGGAGGACGCGGTCCGCTGCCGGCTGGTCAGCGATGTTCCCGTGGGCGTGCTCCTGTCCGGTGGTGTGGACTCCAGCCTGGTCGCATTCATGCTGTCCAAGCGACTCAACATCTCTTTACAGACCTTCACAATAGGACTGGAAGATGAAGTGTTGGATGAAGCCGAGGCAGCGCGGGCCATCGCCCGGCGGCTTGGGGTTCAACATCGAGTTTTGACGCTCTCGCGCCAGGATGCACTGGAACTCGTCGACTCCGCTATGAGTGTTCTTGACGAACCCTTCGGCGACCCATCCTCGGTGCCCATGTATGCTGTTTGTCGTCTGGCGCGAAGCGGCGCCACGGTGCTGCTCACCGGCGATGGCGGCGACGAGGTTTTCGGTGGATATACCCGCTATCTCTGGGGCACTGGGTGGAGAGGCGCCGTGGCCCACCTCTATGCGCGTTATCGGCGGATGCGGCCGGCACTTTCCAACTCGCAAGTAGCGCTTGAAGTCTATCGCCGGCTGATGACTGTGGGCAGCGAGGGGGGCTCCGCCTCGCCGGGATTCCTCAAGCGCTGGGCTGCCGGCTTTGGTCGGCTTCCGAAGCTCACCGTCCTGGAGTATCTCCGCTACCTCGACTTCCAGCTCTACCTGCCCGACGACATCCTGGTCAAGACTGACCGCATGTCGATGGCGAACAGCGTTGAGCTTCGTTCCCCCTTCCTCGATTACCGGCTGGTGGAATTCAGTTGGCGGCTGGCCAACGACGCCCTGGTGAGCGGAAGCGTGCGCAAGCCCATCACCCGGGAGCTGTTCGTCCGGCACATCGGGCCGGAACACCTTCAGGCAGCCAAGCATGGGTTCGCACTTCCCATAGGGCAATGGCTCGCCGGACCGTTGCGCCCGCAACTGGAGGAGGCCGTGGACTGGGTTGCAGAGCTGCCGGGACTGCCGCTCGACGCCGCCGAGCTGCGTCGAATGCTCAGCGGTTTGCGCGCTCAGGACATGATGACGGCGTACAGGCTGTGGGTGGTTTATGCCTACTGGCGATGGGCACGCACTTGGCGGACTGTGGCGCCGCAGGAAACTCGGGCGTGA
- a CDS encoding formyltransferase family protein produces MKAVILTNDAPNQAALCRKLAEHCRLNAVVLSRNVPMKSPPPGKRLSILLNRIEGRIVGRPFIRAWLDLQDRYAREYGGFPQVPTVRVRNINDPETLAALTGHEPDLVIVSGTNLVGKRIIESAAQRLGIINMHTGISPYVKGGPNCTNWCLARRWFYLIGSTVMWLDSGIDSGAIVATEQTPLDGSESLAELHWKVMEHAQDLYVRVVQALAAGESVPRIAQPSVCEGHTFYTQEWTGTAMRTAWKNFRSFYRPGYFQSREFAEANERIKLFPFAAHARR; encoded by the coding sequence GTGAAGGCCGTCATTCTCACCAACGACGCGCCGAACCAGGCCGCGCTCTGCCGCAAGCTGGCTGAACACTGCCGGCTCAACGCCGTGGTGCTGTCCCGCAACGTCCCTATGAAATCTCCACCCCCCGGAAAAAGACTGAGTATCCTGCTGAACCGGATCGAGGGCAGGATCGTGGGCAGACCATTCATCCGAGCGTGGTTGGACCTTCAGGACCGTTACGCGCGCGAGTACGGCGGCTTCCCCCAAGTGCCGACTGTGCGCGTGCGCAATATCAACGATCCTGAAACACTTGCCGCATTGACCGGCCACGAACCCGATCTCGTCATCGTTTCCGGTACCAATCTTGTCGGGAAGAGGATCATCGAATCGGCGGCCCAGCGCCTGGGAATCATTAACATGCACACCGGCATTTCCCCTTATGTGAAAGGGGGGCCGAACTGCACCAACTGGTGTCTTGCCCGGCGTTGGTTCTACCTGATCGGGAGCACGGTGATGTGGCTGGATTCTGGGATCGACAGTGGAGCCATCGTCGCCACCGAGCAGACGCCTCTGGACGGCTCCGAAAGCCTCGCGGAGCTCCACTGGAAAGTGATGGAGCATGCGCAAGACCTGTACGTCCGGGTGGTTCAGGCCCTGGCGGCAGGGGAATCTGTACCGCGCATCGCCCAGCCGAGTGTTTGTGAGGGCCATACCTTCTACACCCAGGAGTGGACAGGAACCGCCATGCGGACTGCGTGGAAGAATTTTCGGTCGTTCTACCGCCCCGGATACTTCCAAAGCCGCGAATTCGCCGAGGCCAACGAGCGAATCAAGCTATTTCCCTTCGCAGCCCACGCTCGCAGATGA